The segment ccatcctgatgagtatgagtcattcgATAAAACTTCACTTTATCGGGTTCCCttccatgctcatccacctacataaataatttcaattttaagcaaacagttataataattaaaaaaaatatatgagtatcatgatacaaacatggtccacgatacataatgatattagttatataaatattttaacataaaaattagaagttaattatgaaagtttaaggaacatacaaactcctgtcggagtcgtgcataactcttcgaccccgatgtatgaggaacagactgagctactcgtgcagctctaccaatagcagaataagtctgtaaaataaagtaaaaaacttgttatatatataatatataatatacaatataaatcaatatttttataaaatatttaaaagaaaagataatgagcagataatatatctgtgccctctcggagaaccaataatgaaccaactccatccactgatgaggaggtacatcaggaggataattcctagcaacctcttcctctgtcataccctgtctcatatagtccctcttcaattgtgctctatattctttccatttgcggttgagagacttcattacaaaatcatgagtggatggagggagaacaaacttgctctataaaaaaaaaagttaaatgaaataaattatataagtgattaataattaatatacaatatgaacatcaattcattacctctataactcggaggagctcaactttgtacgttggaagcatgtcattccattttgcatagcccaacggacatagctgaggtcTCCGAGCAACAGTCTCCAAAAATAAAGTCAATAAATAGGCAGCTTCCTTAATTGgttgacctagctgattgcactccacaacaattctctcgccctcacgcatctgccacacatctcgtactattGTGGGTCttcgtctggggcgtactcttccggatccgtctgcaaaaaatacataaaagtaacgatatcataaatatatataaaataaaataaaaataaaattacatgaaagataatatataccctgcacgtgtatctcatcatctggctgataaacaggaggatcgtgctgtgctgatgatgaagaaggacagggctcagaatgctgtgcagctgaactgaccTCAGGCtgttgtgctgaagaagacgtaccgaccTTTGTCTGTAAAAATTGAAACTGCACACCAgtatatcgtcccctgcgacgcatgatgtcacctagcatttatataaataaaaagtagaatcagttaatatatggagtaaaataacacaataattaatgtaaattatatacatcataaataattattatcagtaacaatcaagcagtagtattttcttcaaattctgtcctaaccaacgtcgtcgtagcatttaaatcatcagctgacaCAAAAttatagggcatacattgtgtataagtgtcatcgtcatcatcctccacttgattttccatatcatataagtcacTAGATTTTGTTTGGATGACAGTAAacaaatctttatcttttgcgtcttgtacataaaatacttgacaagcttgagatgaaaaaatgaatgggtcatccttcaataacacaccagtatgtatcaaccttgaaaattttacaagtgtaaatccatttgcatcttgtttcaaatcccttggtgagtttatgtctacccaatcacatctaaacaatactactttaaatttttcataataatccaactcagaTATCTTTAAGTACACCATAATAAGATTTTTCATCCGCTTCcatcataacaccgctattctgtatttttctaaatttctttcgttctctagtatgaaatttaaagccattaattatgaaaccattatatctattcacaatcttgttaggtcctcgagcaagagctattagtttatctgaattatttatctccatcatctttgatacctaaaaaaaataatatgaagtgctgttgagttatctgatataaatatgtatcaaaaattaatgtatcccacaattaaatataaatcatacctgattcgaaagccacatagggaataactcgaccaaccatcactgttcaatccttgcattaggatgaatgttatgattggctcgtctctgataaattaaaaattcactgcataaaatataaatatatcatttagaatattatatctaatataaattttaaatcttaatgtcatgtcttaaatatactaacctgcgatggtcagatattatgtcactatgaagtaacacataacgatgtgcttgtgctaaggatttttgatcaagtacaatactttcaactcttctcaaaaatttttcagcagTTGAGAACTTATACaattctgcattctccacaaagtcattatgccgttgaggtcgactaaaaatagtctctacaccttgaagatatcttgaacaaaatgtcaaacattcatcagcaatatatccttcagcaatcgagcccttGGGATAGattctatttcgcacataatctttaagacgcacaagataccttcaagaattaaatatttattaaaatatcagtatgctgttatttctaataaaattatcaaaaaatttaaaatttgtaataatacctctcaataggatacatccatctataacgTACTGGTCCATCAACTTTAACTTCTAAAGCTAGGTGAATAAGCAGATGTACAACAATAGTGAAAAATtcaggaggaaaaatcttttccatctggcaaaatgtaattgcaatatcggacTCTAACTAATCAAGTtctcgaggatcaataactttggaacataatgccttaaagaatgacgataatcgaagtacaattgtaacaacttgtttcgaCAATGAcaatcttaaagctattggaaagaTATCTtccatcaatatgtgaccatcatgacttttgagatttaaaagtttagatcttttagatgcacacatcatgaaatatttgatgcatatccattagataccttgatacttttcaaaactcccaaaaaattatccttttctcgagcagacattgtgtaacatgcaggatcaaaaaattatccatcaggtaccttgatactatcccattcagaaaatacattaattctataggtcaattacagtaatcaaatgatatgcaacaagaaccgaaaaaaatttcgacaatattttttcttagttctcccgtatagaaaaaacaaaagaaaaatacagtccgaaatttttttcgaaccctcagcataccatttgattattgtaatgacctatagaattactcacatttttcaaactgtccatattggacaatcaattgaccaatgtatataattcttttacccgtacaaaaataaataaatgtacggatataatagaatatatatattaatcaaaagatgggtctatagttctatgcaatgtaattttttttaaaattaattcataattaatattGCTTGGCATCTTTCATCGGTCTGAGCGCGTAGGGCTGGATGCCTTCGGCGCCAACTGGGACCAAAGACCCGAGCGCGCAAGGCCGAGACCTAAGTCTCATGcatgttaattaaatattatgcAATGTGTCGTAAACTTTTAacaactaaattagataattattCGATGGCAACCAAATAATAAAAGAATCAATAAAATAAACCCTTAAGATTGCTAGCAAAAATATCCCTCAGTCtaacaaaaaaattgatatatcaatatattatttatatattatatcaatattatgtatataatattatatgatatttaatattatataatatttaatatatatattacattataatatattatcgaTCATATTATTGTACTTTatgtttatataataaaaatattaattctataataataatcaatatattttatatgattaatattttataggactaataaatatatcTTTATGAAAGCTATTAATTGTTAATATATcaataaatatagtaatattttatttataatatattatatatgattaataaatatatatttttttagaatatattatagttaattttgatattatataactagtgattttgaatcataaaatataaaataagttACTTATGAATATCTAAGGATCTTGTGTCTTTAATGATCGTAtcattataaaatttagatcattggtaatcttaaattatttttataattttatttagattattaaatgctatttaaataaatttaggcCGGTTCGTTTGCCTGGGACGTGATAAACCGGTCCTATGGAACCAGTGAACCGGCAGGGTGTTGGTACGAACGGGGTTCCCTTTTCAGTTTCCAGATACCAAAATTCCACGGTGAGAGCGGCGCATTAACCTCGTCCTTCTTTGATCCAGGCTCCAACGACAGGAGATTTTTTGCTATTCGAACCGCTTCAGTTTGGATCTTGATTACTTTCTGTCGCCCTTGTAAGCTTCGATCAGAATTTCGGTAAatttttctctgttttttttttccctcgaCTTAATGTGTCTAGAATTGTTCTTCTGGCGCTGCTTTctgctttattatttttttctccccATCCTTTTTTCCTTCTATATTAGCTATTCATTAGAGTAATGTATAGATTCGAAGGTCTTATTGGTCTGTAGGTTTCGAGGCACCCGTGGCCTCTTCTTCTCCCAATTTCTCTTTGATCCTTAGGTTGGCACGTTTTGGAATTGGTATGTGTTGTTAGATCCTAAAGAAGGCTGTGTCTGTGGAAATGGAATTCGGTTATTTCTTATAAAAGTCGATTTTCTTTTTCTGGATGAGTGTTCCGAGGATGAGGACTGATCTGTGCTGACTTATTTGCTCTAATGTTGTTTCTCATAGCGGTGAAGAAGAAACACAAAACTAAACTGTCCAAATAGGTAAGAAAATCGAAAACTGGAACTTTCTTCTTTGCAAGAATCAAATTCATTTTGTCTGATATTTTGTGTGTTTTTAGCATCAAATGAAGTTAGATAGTATTTGGAAGTTTGTGTTTTCTTATAATCTGCTGTCAAACGGAATGCCAAAACGACATCGTATTATTTCAATTTTCGAATTAGCATCGGTCGTCTTACTGAGTTTGAAATTTTTGTTTGGTCCAGATAAATTGTTAGCTTCACTTTTCATCGTGAAAGAAAcaaaaagtttttattgttatatttcttAAAATCACGGGCTTCATTTGGAGGGTTTTCTTTTTTCGAAGATCATGATTCCttcttttatgaaaattttaagtCAGAAACTTTATCTTTTTTGGGAAGTTTTTGCTTGCTAATAGGGTAAACGAACAAACATTAGCATGACTTTGAAGGTTCCACCTTGAGTGAAAAAATATCCAACGTTACGAATTTTGAGATGTATCTAGTTTTCACAGCATAAAAACTATTTAGCATAAACACAAACTTTTTTAATTTCAGATAGCATGCAAAATCACAACATATTATGATTTTGGAATAGATCCAGCTGCACCCTTaatgtaatttatattttttaatgctTTGATCTTTCCACTCCTTTCCTTTTGTCCTTTCATGTACTTAGTGTTAGCATGGTTCTatctcatgctgatgtcatgACCATATATTCTCATTTTATAGGTAGTAGATACTTTGATGGCTGGGCTGGTTAATGTGCGTATAAACCCTGTTTGCCCATCCCACTATCTGAGGCGCTCTCCTCTTCCTACAGTGATCTTTTCACCATCGATATCTGCAAGGTTACCAGAAATCTCACTTAGCCTCTCTTCCAGTATTATGAGAGGCATCAGACCTCTCACTCTGGCAGCAGCCTCATTGGAGCCGGCAAAGACTATATCTGGCACCCACTTTGACAACACTCAACCTTCAAAAGGTCATTTCCAAGAACTCTTGAGATCTATGGAGGTATGCTTatctatgatataattttatttatcgaGTCTCAAGTTTGAAATCCTATATGATTCGTTGTTTCTAGAGGTGCTTGATATTTGGCGTAGTGCTGATGCGGTGTGCTTCGATGTGGATAGCACTGTATGCTTGGATGAGGGTATCGATGAACTTGCCGATTTCTGTGGCGCTGGAAAAGCTGTAGCTGAGTGGACAACTAAGTAATTTCCTTTGTGTTGTTACTTTGGTAATAAAACCATGGCATATTTTGATGAATTCAGTTTAAGAAGTTTCATTCGATTCTCTGATGCTCACAGGGCAATGACTGGTTCAGTTCCTTTTGAAGAGGCTCTAGCTGCCAGACTTTCTTTATTCAACCCTTCACTGTCCCAAGTTCAAGATTGTCTAGAGAAGAGACCCCCAAGGTATCAATTTTTCCTCGTCCAAATACATGCTAAAGTTTGGTTTCCGATTGTCATATTGCATATGGAGTTCCAAGAAGAAGCTTCATTATTGTCACTCTTGATTAAAAGAGTTTCATTAACTCAATCTTTAATCGGCAAGTAATATGTTTCATCTTGTTAGTTGATATATGAATCATATGTGTGCTCTGTTATGACACGTTAACTAATGATAGctctaatttttctattttcttcttgatTCAAACCTGTAATTACTATCTTATTTAATGATAAGTAACTGTTCCACATTATTATTCCATTTAATCTTAGCTCTGAGCTCACCTACTTGACTGATATATGCATTGATTATTCTGCATCATTGGGTCTGCTCTTTCTTGTAATTGTGCATCATCACTTCTGTTTTTCAACTCATGTCACTCTATGGTTCTGCTCTTTCTTGTAAATGTGCATCATCACTAAATCTATTAGGTGCCTAGCAGCCTGATTGATTGGACATAAAGAAATCTTTTTTCCTGGTTCTTACAACCAATTCATAGAAATCCATATTAAGGTCCCACGACGTAAGGTCGCTGCTTGGTTCTTCTTATTTGATTTCTTAATCAAAATATCAATTATGTCTACTTTTAAGTCCTGATTGGTTCCTGGGCCTATCAGTCTCATGTGGATGAACAAtttatatgagagagagagagagcaccacGTCAATCCCAAAGGATAAAATTGCATTCTGTAATTTATAAAAAGATCACAGCAGTAGAACATGTTTGCTTTCACCTGAACTACCAAAGAAGGAAAAGATACaccaattatatttatttaatagcAGGGCAGGGTGAATCCTTTTCCAAAATGAACTTCAATATGCTTTATGTTGCTAGATATGATGGATTGTCATCCAACAGGTGGTCAAAACCAACCTAAATACAAACATTgagaaattaaaatttcataaaccCATTTGGAAACATTTCAGAAAAATTATTGAAGTGTCATTACCTCAATTGTTCCATGATAAAACTTATTCAAAACATCATATCATCCATGTATAGCATAAGAGTCCTTTTTGAAGAAACCATGAACTTTTACAAAACCTATGTAACCATGTAATATATGACAAGCTGAAAGTAGTTACTATCCTATTTACCCCATTGATATATAAAACCTATGATACTTTGCAGTTTCATAAAACATGTTCAGTGGGGAAAAAGCAAATAATGAACTCAacttttctttatcttatcatgaTCCCTTTTTTCTAAGCATGATGAATCATTCCCTTAATTGACATCATTTCATTTACCTCCTCCTTTTGGTGTCTACTTTTGATTAGATAGGAAAGGCATGAAGATCTTATATGATTAAATGAATCAGATACAGGGCATATAATCAATAAAGACAGAAAAGGGGAagtaaagagaggaagaaaaaagagcaTAAGTGCAAATACTAAAGGATGCTGATGGAAGGAAACTGTAAGGCAAATTACGAACAAACCAGAAAAAAGAAATACTGGTTTCTTCCTGGATATTCATGTAGGAACACCTCCAAAAGGAATTGAAACCAGTATGTAGAATTATACCTCCAAGAGAGGAACAAGAACAGTCAACAACAAATAACATAACTTGAATATGCCTTCGAATCTTTAGAAGATATTGCTTCTCTGTAACATGACATCATAACTTACCATATATCATGagaatggtgggtttggcttataTCTGGCCTTGTTGCCCAGCCAAACCAGATTCTTTGAAAAGTTGTTATCTGGGTATAGGGCTTTTTAAAGCACATTGCATGAACTGTGTGCTTGAAAATTGCAGTGTTAGTGATATATCACCGGTGCATCAGTAACGCTATGCTTATTTCTGCTTACTTCTTTCCTGCACTTTACAACAATTCACCTATAGCTGCTACTGCAGTTCTCATACCATTGAACATGTTTCAATCATGCCACATTTGTAGGATTTCTCCCGGCATTGCTGACTTGATTAAGAAACTGAAGGCTAAAAACACTGATGTGTTCCTGGTATCTGGAGGCTTTCGCCAAATGATCAATGTATGCTTTTGAACTTCGATGTTCATGCTTTATATAAACagttattataaaagaatattattagcaagataatatttttttattaatttgtgATGGAATTGATATAAACATGAAATTCTAACTACTTGATTTTGTCTATTaataaagtacttttctttcttttagtcCATGAAATTAGATGGCAAATGAAGCATGAGAAATGAAAGGGAGAACTTAAGAGTTTTGTACCTTGATTGTAAACAAACCCATGGTTGCAATGTTCAGATCTATGTATCACGCATAAGAGGTGGAAAAACTGGGTCTTACTTGGGTCTGTCATGACCCTAGGCCCCACAGCAGTATGAACATGCCATTGCCACTACATATCTTGAAATTATGCCACAATGGCCACCCATACCAACCCTTGTTGCAGAACATGCCACATTACTTATACTTGTTTTGGTGCTGCTGGATGACCCAAAAGCTCAGGTGTGTAGATGTAGCATTGATGACTCTTTATTATATTGCTAGAGCAGAAAGACAATCCAGTAATCAGGACCGAATGGAGGCCCCAAATTTTGACACCTCATCATTCACCTCTGGCCCCTCCAGCTGGGCTTGATTCCATCAGGTCGTCAAGGTCTAGCCATATCAAACCCAACTAGACCGGTTCCTCCAGCTGTGTTGATTCAGAATTATCCAAATCTGATCCACCTGAACTTAAGCAGATACACAAAATGTTCGTTTAAGTCTGGGTCCAAATCCTAGACCTGAAAGATTTCCCTCATTTCAAGAGGAATGATATAACAAGAAATTCACTCACTGGTATTGCTGATATTTGGCCAAATTGGACAACTGATGTTGTGGCTC is part of the Elaeis guineensis isolate ETL-2024a chromosome 15, EG11, whole genome shotgun sequence genome and harbors:
- the LOC105058085 gene encoding phosphoserine phosphatase, chloroplastic; its protein translation is MAGLVNVRINPVCPSHYLRRSPLPTVIFSPSISARLPEISLSLSSSIMRGIRPLTLAAASLEPAKTISGTHFDNTQPSKEVLDIWRSADAVCFDVDSTVCLDEGIDELADFCGAGKAVAEWTTKAMTGSVPFEEALAARLSLFNPSLSQVQDCLEKRPPRISPGIADLIKKLKAKNTDVFLVSGGFRQMINPVAMQLGIPSENIFANQLLFGNSGEFLGFDTTEPTSRSGGKATAVQQIRKDHDYKKLVMIGDGATDLEARKPGGADLFICYAGVQMRAAVATKADWLVFSFQELLTSL